A genome region from Triticum aestivum cultivar Chinese Spring chromosome 2B, IWGSC CS RefSeq v2.1, whole genome shotgun sequence includes the following:
- the LOC123044994 gene encoding uncharacterized protein yields the protein MPEPHQIHQPTPPTDPNSVASTAANARRNPAPLPLPEIAVPPVQPKMIIKGMLGRYERWNPVHPTAGAFWGVGLGFGCGVGWGPGFGPEVIGYVGAGCGVGFSVGITLAGVGVGLPQHGIIRNHYHGGGFASNVPFESARFYLLTMLKGMVWDAISYASNVAAMRKESRQKLLRCQENPQVSGVDLPKLGKGMSSSFRSTMECIKAFTNQHWPP from the exons ATGCCCGAGCCCCACCAAATCCACCAACCCACGCCTCCAACCGATCCAAACTCCGTTGCCTCCACGGCTGCAAATGCCCGGCGCAATCCG GCCCCGCTGCCGTTGCCGGAGATCGCGGTGCCGCCAGTGCAGCCGAAGATGATCATAAAGGGGATGCTGGGCCGGTACGAGCGGTGGAACCCCGTGCACCCGACGGCGGGGGCCTTCTGGGGCGTCGGGCTGGGGTTCGGCTGCGGCGTCGGGTGGGGCCCGGGGTTTGGGCCCGAGGTCATCGGCTACGTCGGCGCCGGATGCGGCGTCGGCTTCAGCGTCGGCATCACGCTCGCCGGTGTCGGCGTCGGGCTGCCACAGCACGGCATCATCAGGAACCACTACCACGGCGGCG GTTTTGCAAGCAATGTCCCATTCGAATCAGCAAGGTTTTACCTCTTGACCATGCTAAAAGGTATGGTATGGGATGCCATCAGTTATGCGAGCAACGTCGCAGCTATGAGGAAAGAATCTCGACAGAAGCTTTTAAGATGTCAGGAGAATCCTCAAGTTTCAGGAGTTGATCTGCCCAAGCTGGGGAAAGGAATGTCCAGCAGCTTTCGATCAACGATGGAGTGTATCAAGGCCTTCACAAATCAGCATTGGCCTCCATAG